The DNA sequence CTCCACTTTCACTAATCTCTTTTTTATAGTTGCTATCGTTAGCTGAGTCATTTATTGTTTCCGTTACATATTGCTGCTCatcatattttatgttttccattttattgtTTGTCTCTTgagtttccttttttttcgatGATCCCTTTCTTttgggaatattttttttttcttccttttccttttttttatatgcaaCATTAGTAGATATGTTTGGCggattttgttttttgttccttcctgtgtatttaattataaacaaaCAGACAgataagaatataaaaagattaaTTACTATGATATATAGTAGCTTTTcgttattttcttttaagtgcttccatttatttgtaaatttgaATGTATAATTAGCACTTATATCTATTATAttgtttatctttttataaagGAATGAAcagaaaattttgaaaaaactaATTAGCACATTTCCTTCGGAGTGCTTAGCTGTTGTAacattttccattttgttaagtataaaatatgttataagtTTAAgagagaaaaggaaaaaaaaaaaaaaaaattgcaggTCTTTGCcgcttaatatattttataatttgtgtGTACGCTAAAAATAGGAATGTAACACAAGATCAAGTcgacaaatatacatacaaagaattaaaatatatggcgaatatgtatatgtaaatatatacgtgtgtGTGTTTGTGAGTTTATATATGCTTGTGTGAGTTTATAAACTTAAGTATAATGCTATAATTTACGCTTCCAAAAGGCTTTTGTTAAATAAACACCTCAAAGTAAacttataagaaaaaaaaaagagaaaagaaggaaatgagaaataaagaaaggcaaaaaaggaaaaacccAACAGAGCAAAACAGAATTTTctttatgtatgtatctatctatctatatatatatatatatatatatatatatatatatcattcatgtatgcatttatatacatttgtgtTTACGTATAAGCAGGATGTACTTATAAATGTTAATGTACATGAAAAGtccaaattatttttccataaaaattttcatttaattttctttttttatctttttgtttgtttctttttttgtttgtttctttttttgtttgtttctttttttgtttgtttccttttttgtttgtttccttttttgtttgtttctttttttccttttttccatttttcctctttttcttttcccgCCTTCTTTtctgttcctttttttttttttttttgggctTTTAAAGGGGtgcattttaatttttaaaaataaaaaatatattaaaggcACCTACTTTTTTGGAAGCTAAACAAgtaatttatactttttccTAAAgcatttaagtatatatatctatatacaaataaatggTTGCAAATGTATGTTTATTTCTACATATTAAGAGAACAAAACAGATTAAAATAgaacaagtaaaaaaaaaaaatgttatggAAACACTTATTTAGGAACGTGTAAATATATAGCTACTTTTTTAGGCTTAAAATGTAGAAGCGGTTTTCAAATAGACAATTAATACCTACAAGGAAAATATACCTTTCTTTAtgatatttaaaacattttttaagttcagttgtatataatgaatacaCATGAATGCataagtatatgtaaaaatgtaagtatatgtacatttgaaCGTCTAAATATTAAACCTTATgcacatttataaaaattacaaattaaaaaaaaatagagatataaataaaaaaaaaaaaaaaaaaaagaaaggaaaaattttttatttacaattaaaataagCTCTAATTATTGTATGTGGGTATTTTATAAACTTTTCAAACATTTCTTGtgcacacatatgtatatttgacAAATTGaagattaaaaataaaagaatttttatatgtactgATCCTTTTAAACGTTAAATAAGagtgttttaaaaaatagcaatAAAATGTATGACGCAAAGTTATACACCCTTTGATTATTcgaaaaacaaaaactttATATATGCGGTTAGAGGTAGCGTTAAAAATGAAGCTCATAGGAAAAGGAAATACATGagagtaaatatatatgcatgcatataaaaatttaggaACATACACCTGTGTGTACAGAGGTTTTTAGAATATACGTAACTATAAAAAGGAGgaaatgtatacatgtattccTATAATTAAACAATATTAAAAGACTTATAGGTCGATGTTggtatttttttgatatatatcaCAAATATGACATAATTGATATTaagatattaaaatattattaaatccttcgcaatgttttatttaaatattttgatataataaTGCTTCATGAATTAATAATGGGAGTTATAATTTTCCATGTAGCTAAAATTACGTAGAgcttgtttattttattttttgctgcTGTTTTTTCTATACTTTCTTGCATTTTTATGCTTATTTGCttgctattatttttacaattttttctatatctaTTTGGAATAttacgtatattttttttccattttttccacatttattattttaaggtggaatataaaaaataaaattataaaaagtggaaaatagtaaaaaaaaaaaaaaaaagaaagtaagAACAATATAGCAAgacagaaaagaaaaaatgaaatagaaataatagaaaaaaaagaaaaggatcGCGCTTCTGCTATGAACTGCTTTCATATATCGAATTAACTTCaaatttaaaaggaaaaatggaagagtcaagtaaaaatagaaacataaataatacgAAAAAGATAAGCAATAAagataattatgaaaacaaGAAGATAAATGGTGAAGATGTGAAAGAATTTAAcgatgaaaattatattagtaAGAATAATAGTGATGTTAAATATGACAGTAGTGATGAGAATGCAAATGATCCTTTATTTAACATAAAGGAAGGATTGACGCAGTTAGAAAAAACACTATGTGGTAAGGGGTATGCCTTCAGCAAtctaatttgtaaaaataaaaacctGAGCTCTATTccaaaagaaatagaaaaatacatacacttgaagtatataaatatgtctCACAATAAAATTGAAGATATTACAAATTTGTATCAATTACCTTCCGTCATTTTTTTAgatatatcatataatttaattaaaaatataggaCAATTAaagaatacatttttaaaaaattgtatatacataaacttGTCTCataacataattaaaaatgtggAAGACGTAAAATTGAAAAGCATACTTGAATTTGACttatcatataataatatagataGACTAGACATACACATCTCTTAtacagtaaaaaaattaattatatctaataataatattaaaaaattaagttttaAAAACATGTTACCTAATTTAGAATTCTTAGATATATCTTCTAATCCTATTGAAAATCTAGAATTTTATGAAGATACACCCAacataaatgttttaaaaataaataataattctactATACAAATGAACCAGttgatttatttaaataatcttAAATTCTTAAAACATTTAGACATGGAAAATTATCTCTATTTCAAGGACAAATCATATAAAGAAGTAAAGCAAATTCTTTTAGAAAATACCAAAGATATTAACTTATTAACATTTAATGGCAATCGTATTGTCaacaaaatgatgaaaaattaataatgcttcgaaaataaagaagtggGAGGAGGCCAGCACATGCAAGATTATTCTAGTGAAGAACATCTAAGAAgttattcctttttcttttagcacatacatacataaatatatatatacatattttaccgtattttttttcttttttttttttttttttttttttacatccCATGAAGCTGCTTATTCTTTGTGGataaaaccaaaaaaaaaaaaaaaaaaaaaaattaatcaaaaggaagcaaaaattttaaacaatAGCCTTTACATTTcaaggaaataataatagtatgcatgaaaaaaatgtatgataAAGGAAAAGTTACCTAGTAGTGTTGTTTAATTTCATAAACGGGTCTATGGCATagaaaaatgtttttcatttcacTCCTCTTCAACCATACAGCGCttaaataacaaaacaagatattattaaaaagcaCGGAAAACACTCTCAGGTTTTTGTACTTCCTTGTGTACGTGGGTGTACATGAATATATCCACTTAGATATGTATGAGTTTActggtatatatataggtatgcATGCATGTAGATGGGTGGGTGTATGCGCACACGCTGTATCAACCCATGACCTTTAAGGATATGTTAAAACAATTCATAAGGTATCTTTGGCAGAATGGTAGAAACATCATAATATTACTAATTACAGTGAAGCAATTTTCCTAAAaattttagtttattttttcgttacctcttttttttagcaTATACTTACAAGAAAAAAGTAAGACAGCTTtctaagtttttttttttttcttttttatctctAATACTTTAAAGTAAAAGaacagtaaaaatattaagaaactgtataaaaaataaatcagtctcttcaagaaaaaaaaaaaaaaaatgataaccACTGTTctgaaatatgaaaaaagtatttatttttgttgttttagTAAgcttacattattatttttaaatctcAAAATACGTAAATATGAGGGTAAACAAAGATGTGCACAAATGCAAAAACCAATGTTCTTCTTTAGCTTCATTTGTACAGACTGTGTATTAGCCCAATACAGTGGTAgcaagtaaaaaaaaaaaaataaaaaaaatacctaTACATGTATAAGTAACAATTTTTACAACATATCCTGAACATgctaagaatatatatatctcaATTTTGCcaaacaattaaaaatagtgATAAGTGAAAATTACCATACTGtcgttataaaaaatataatataaataaatgtgtaagtatgcatataaatagatACATAAAGAGGTATGTAAAGAGGTATATACTTtcctgtatatatatatatgtatacgtgaatatgtacatatactttTGAATACACACACCTTTCACaattaaaaagaagataaaaaaataaaacagaaaaaaaacgaatgcatataattttaatttttgttatatatacgtgtgtaAATATCTTACTTGTACCTTCAATTAGTTTTTAAACTCTGCCGTGTTTCAATTTTgcttaaaagaaaaaaaatttatgttttatgaAAAACGGAATCATGCAATGAACAAAATGTTCGTTTTcttttgtaaattaaaactgaaatttgaaaaagaataagaaGCAGAAGTAAAAAGGggaaagaaaaggaaaacacggaaaaacaaaattgtaACAAACAAATAGTAGCAAACAAATAACAGCAAacgaaataacaaaattacaaaaaatatatatatatatatataataaaaaatgaacaacaaAGTTAACAAAATGAGCAAaagtaaacaaaaaattgaacAGAAAAATGAACTAAAAAGTGAACAAAAAAGTGAGCAAATATAGATATGAAGTATGGAAGGAGaggggaagaaaaaaaattaaaaaataattttcattaaatttt is a window from the Plasmodium brasilianum strain Bolivian I chromosome 9, whole genome shotgun sequence genome containing:
- a CDS encoding leucine-rich repeat protein encodes the protein MEESSKNRNINNTKKISNKDNYENKKINGEDVKEFNDENYISKNNSDVKYDSSDENANDPLFNIKEGLTQLEKTLCGKGYAFSNLICKNKNLSSIPKEIEKYIHLKYINMSHNKIEDITNLYQLPSVIFLDISYNLIKNIGQLKNTFLKNCIYINLSHNIIKNVEDVKLKSILEFDLSYNNIDRLDIHISYTVKKLIISNNNIKKLSFKNMLPNLEFLDISSNPIENLEFYEDTPNINVLKINNNSTIQMNQLIYLNNLKFLKHLDMENYLYFKDKSYKEVKQILLENTKDINLLTFNGNRIVNKMMKN